One window of Chionomys nivalis chromosome 10, mChiNiv1.1, whole genome shotgun sequence genomic DNA carries:
- the Fos gene encoding protein c-Fos — protein sequence MMFSGFNADYEASSRCSSASPAGDNLSYYHSPADSFSSMGSPVNAQDFCADLSVSSANFIPTVTAISTSPDLQWLVQPTLVSSVAPSQTRAPHPYGVPTPSTGAYSRTGLVKTMSGGRAQSIGRRGKVEQLSPEEEEKRRIRRERNKMAAAKCRNRRRELTDTLQAETDQLEEEKSALQTEIANLLKEKEKLEFILAAHRPACKMPDDLGFPEEMSVASLDLTGGLPEAATPESEEAFSLPLLNDPEPKTSLEPVKSISNVELKAEPFDDFLYPPPSRPSGSETARSVPDMDLSGSFYAADWEPLHSSSLGMGPMVTELEPLCTPVVTCTPSCATYTSSFVFTYPEADSFPSCAAAHRKGSSSNEPSSDSLSSPTLLAL from the exons ATGATGTTCTCCGGTTTCAACGCCGACTACGAGGCATCCTCCCGGTGCAGCAGTGCCTCTCCGGCCGGGGACAATCTTTCCTACTACCATTCCCCAGCcgactccttctccagcatgggATCCCCTGTCAACGCACAG gaCTTCTGCGCAGATCTGTCCGTTTCCAGTGCCAACTTTATCCCCACGGTGACAGCCATCTCCACCAGCCCAGACCTGCAGTGGCTGGTGCAGCCCACCCTGGTCTCCTCTGTGGCCCCATCGCAGACCAGAGCGCCCCATCCCTACGGAGTCCCCACCCCGTCAACTGGGGCTTACTCCAGGACTGGACTGGTGAAGACCATGTCAGGCGGCAGAGCGCAGAGCATTGGCAGGAGAGGCAAAGTAGAGCAG ttGTCTCCCGAAGAGGAAGAGAAACGGAGAATCCGAAGGGAGAGGAATAAGATGGCTGCAGCCAAATGCCGGAATCGGAGGAGGGAGCTGACTGATACTCTCCAAGCG GAGACAGACCAACTTGAAGAGGAGAAGTCTGCCTTGCAGACAGAGATTGCCAATCtgctgaaagagaaggaaaaactggAGTTCATTTTGGCAGCCCACcgacctgcctgcaagatgccCGATGACCTGGGCTTCCCAGAAGAGATGTCGGTGGCTTCCCTGGATTTGACTGGGGGTCTGCCTGAGGCTGCTACCCCAGAGTCTGAGGAAGCCTTCTCACTGCCTCTTCTCAATGACCCTGAGCCCAAGACATCGCTGGAGCCAGTCAAGAGCATCAGCAATGTGGAGCTGAAGGCTGAGCCCTTTGATGACTTCTTGTACCCACCACCATCCCGACCCAGTGGCTCTGAGACCGCCCGATCTGTGCCAGACATGGACCTGTCCGGTTCCTTCTATGCAGCAGACTGGGAGCCCCTACACAGCAGCTCCCTGGGGATGGGGCCCATGGTCACAGAGCTGGAGCCCCTGTGCACCCCGGTGGTCACCTGTACTCCCAGCTGTGCTACTTATACGTCTTCCTTTGTCTTCACCTACCCGGAGGCTGACTCCTTCCCCAGCTGTGCAGCTGCCCACCGGAAGGGCAGCAGCAGCAACGAGCCCTCCTCTGACTCCCTCAGCTCACCCACACTACTTGCCCTGTGA